The bacterium genome segment CGTCACTTTGGTTGTTGATGTATTAAGTGTGGTAGACGGAAAAATAGTTGCTTCGAGTGGTCATGCAGGCAAGGCCACAGCAACTGAAATTGCAGGTGAAGTGAGTGAAGTCACTTTGTTGAAGCTGGCTCTCGAACAAGCATCTGGCTTGATTGCCATTGACGTTAAGAAGATGTTGGATACACCCCCGAGCGTGACTACTGCTCCACCAAGCAATTAGCTCTCGGCCTGATATGTGTGAAATGGAGGCATGGAATTTTCTTTATGCGTGATACTCGTCACCTATTGAAAATCTGGTTGTTTGCGTTGGTCGTTATTGCTTCAAATGCGATTGCCAGCCCTATAGGAACTGTTCGTATTTCACCTTACCCGTCGGTCGTTATGGCCGACGGGAAAAGCATTGTAAATATAAGTGTGGATGCGAGAGATCAGGGAGGTCATGCTGTTCCTAATGGAACGCAGGTAACTCTTACCACGACACTTGGTCAGTTCCGCGAATCAATTGTTTCTTGTACTTCAGGCGTAGCGCGGGCTGTGTTAGTTTCCGGAACAATTTCAGGCAATGCGAAAATAACAGCAAGTGTCATGGGTTTAATTACCATCGGTACTGCGGAAGTAGAGTTTGTTAACGACCGCCGGGCAATAAGTGCTGCAAGTGAATATATCGAAGTAGGAGGCCGTGATTATTTAGCTTATTTCCCAGAACCACGATGGGTTTCTGCAAGCGGTAAGAATAAAGAAGCGTTCATCATATATCGTGATATTGAAATTAGAGCGGATGACATGCAGCTCGATGCCGGAAATGAGCGTGTGATTGCTCGAAATGCGGTTGTTAAGTCGCTCGGCAAGACCCTTGAATGTGTGGAGCTTTCATATCAACTTCGAGCACGGCAAGGGATTGCGGTTACTAACTATGAAGGCCGAACCCAATTAGTCACAATTCGCGGGACGAACATCACTGGAAAACCTGAATACTTTAACGCGAATGATTTCCACATGCGAGATGACTTGGACACGGTACAGTCATTTATCACTGCACATTACATCACTATCTTCCCCAACAATAAAGTTCAATTTCACCGTGCTAATATTTATGTGGGCGGAGCAAAGGTGATGTCGCTTCCTCTCTATTCATTCGATATGTGGAGTGCAAGCGGACAATTCTTTTCTACCAATCTCATCGGTTTCCAAGATGGGCGATTGTCGTTGGAATTGCCTTTTTATTATATGTTAAGTCCTAAAGGCACAGGTGCTTTGACCTTAAGAACTCGTCAACAAGCAGGACGTGGATATAGCAGTTCTCACGGCACATTCCTCGACCTGGATCAGTCTTATAGTTCATCGGATAAGTATGATGGGGCATTCAGCTTAACGAACTTGGCAAGTGGCGATTGGGGCGCTTCATTTCGCCACAATCAACGTTTTGGCGAGAATATGCAGGGCTTCTTCATGGCCGATTTTCCTGAACATAAAGGCAGCTTCTTTTCTGCTTCTCTAAATAGGCAATTTAAAGGATTTCATGCGGGCCTAAGCGCTTCTATGCAAAATCAGTTCTCTGGGATTGACCCTGATGCAAAACAGTTTGACTTTTCATTAGAGACGGATCCTAGACGAATTAAAGGTACCCCTTTCAATAACACATGGGCGCTTACTTCAAGCTATACACGGATGAAAGGATATGATGGTAAGGAGTTTGCCGAGGATGGGGTTGGGCTTCGATGGCGTGGGATGATGAACCCGCTTCGGTTCAGTAAGACTGGCTCCTTGCAGAGTGGCTTGACCGTCAGTAAGCTTTTTGGAACAAACGCTACCAAGGATGTCGACGTCCTGGCTACCATTTCGAGCACGATGCGTTTGTTCAATACGACTTCGTTTAATATTGTCTATGACTTCGCGCACGATAGTATGCGTTCTGCGATTATGGGAAGCCATAGATTGTCGGCACAAATTTACTCGACAGCGGGTCCGGTTCGTCTTTCTCTTATCGGTATTTCCGGATTGGATACGGACTACAACAGCATCTTAACGGATGCCTCCTTTCAAATCTCGCCGTTACTTCGGTTTGGGGCCAGCTATACTTACCAGAAGTTTGTTGGCTTTGGGGTAGATGACTTTTCGCTCGTACTCGGATACCGGATAGGTTTCCGCGAATTAGCTCTTACTTGGTCAAAAGAAGCCAAACGTATCAACATTGAGCTATTATCCGCTTCATTCTGAGGCATTAAAGTTAAGAAGTTTTGATTAAGCTTCTGTTTGCATTTGGGGAGAGAACACTTTCGTAGACTTCTACTACTCGTCTTGCCATGCTTTGAGGGGTATAAATCACACTTTGATTTGCTGAGTTAGCACTGAATTGCTTGCGAAGAGGCTCATCATAAATGAGTTTTTCTACGGCTTGTGTAAAAAGTGTCTCTTCGTTTGGAACGACAAATCCGGTTTCGTTTGGCCGCATAGCCTCGCTTGCCCCTCCCCCTTCAACAGCAACACAAGGTAAGCCATATGTTTGAGCTTCACCGATCACTAGCCCTTGCGTTTCGGACGTCGAGGGGAATACAAAAAGGTCTGCAGCGGCATAATAACGATTAACTTCCTCGCGTGGCATCCCTCCGACGATATGAACTTGCCGATCGATGCCAAGTTTTTTAGAAAGACGGGCAATGTGATCCAATAAGGGTCCAGCGCCAACCAGCCACAGGGCACAATTGGGATTTTTATCTAAAATCGGCTTAAGTGATCTTAAGAGGAAAGGCGTATTCTTCTCTAGGGCTAATCGGCCAACATAAAGCATCATTAGCGTTCCATCATCAACCCCTAGAGCTTTGCGTTGAACGTGTCTATCAAAGGCAGGCGCTTCAGGGATGGCGGTCGGAATAATCGTCGCTGCTTTGGTTACATTGTGAGCACGAAGCGAATCAAGCGCTGCTTGGGAAGGGGTAATTAATGTATCGCATTTTCGATAATAGTATTGCAAGTAATAACGCAACATAGATCGGACGATGACTTTTGGGATGAAAGGCACGTAATGTATGTAATTTTCATAGAGCGTATGATAGGTGCTGACCAGAGGCAGGCCCGCGCGTTTGGCCAAGCTACGTGCTGCCATCCCAGTGAAGAATGGCGTATGAGTATGCACTATATCAATGCCGAGCTGGCCGAATGCGTCTATGATGCGCGGGCTAACTGGCAGAGCCAAAGGATAACGGTATGCAACCGGAGGTTGTATTGAAGGTAGCCGCAACACGTTCGGATCGGTATCTTCATAGCCGCGGAACGTAGGTGCAAATATGTACACCTTATGCCCCAAGCCTCTCAGCTCCTTAGCCAATCCACGTACTGCGATACTCACTCCATTTGGAACCGGTAAAAAGCTGTCACTGAACAGCGCAATTTTCATAACAGCCTCACACTATTCTTATGTTCTTCAAGAAAACTCACGATATCGGAGAGCTTGAATCGGCGTTGATTGCCGGCTGTTCGATGGTGATTGAGCCAACCTTTCTCTGTGTAACGGCGAATAGTCGTAGGGCAAACACTCAGCAATAGCGCAGTCTCCTCCAGTGATAGAACAGGATCCAGCAATCGAGAGATAAGTTCAGCGCGATTCTTGGTCTTATGACGGCGTCCAGTCGGTTGGGTTTCAGCGTCATAACCGTTTATTGTTGTTAGGAAGCCGATGTGACGTGTCAATCGTTCCCACATACGGGCGACTTCCTCAGAGACTTGAGGCTCTGCAGTTCGCCATCTAGGTCGAGGAGCGCTTAACGGTGAAGCTTGATCGCTATTTTTTCGTTTTCGGACAGGCTTATTAATTGGAGGTTCCTTAGCCTTTTCAAAAACCGCTATCTCTTCGATAATCGCTTCCATCTCCCCTTGCCCAGGATCGGTTACCGGTTTCTTTGATGGCTTTGGTTGAACAGGCAATACTTCAATAGCCTCTTTTTCACTAGGAGAATCATCGAGCCAGGGCATGTATTGTTCAAGCGAGGGCATGGTGATATCATAAATGGAATCGGGTGTCTTATCTATGCTCGTAGTAATAGACGGTTGTTTAGCTGGCTTGTCCGCTATCGTCGGCATTTCGGGAATTGGATCCGCTTCCTTCACTTCAATGACTGGAGGAGCTAGGGCAACTGTCGCTTCTTGAACTGTGAAGTAAGCAGAAGGCGGCTCTGCATGCGCTATTGCGGGCGATGCAGTAGGCTTTTCCGGTTCAACCGTTACTTTCTCCGTTTCAGATGCCTCTTCAGCTTCCTTTGATTGCTCTGTGAACTGGCTATCTAAATATTTGTACCACTCATCAATCGAGTTGATTTTCATTTTATGTCTCCAAACAACAAAATGCTAGCTTACTCCATCCTACTCTCAAGGCACAATCAACATTGCATCGCCGAAGCTCAAAAAGCGGTATCGCTCCTGGACAGCTTGGCGGTATGCATGAAATAAGTTCTCTCTTCCGGATAGCGCGCTAACCATCGCCAACATAGTCGTGCGCGGTAGATGAAAGTTGGTTGCCATCCCATCTATGACCTGGAATTCGTATCCGGGTGTGATAAAAATTCGTGTAAAGGCATCCCCAGACTGGACGTTGCGCTTGCCGATAGCTGAGGCCTCAAGCGCCCGAACGGCAGTAGTGCCAATTGCGATGATACGACCTTTACATTCGCGAATTATCTCGGCAGTCTCTGGGCTAATCGTGTAATGCTCGCCGTGCATCGGGTGTTCTTCAAGTGTGTCAGTCCTGACTGGGCGGAATGTGTCAAGGCTAACATCTAGGGTGATCTTTGCGATTCCAATACCCTTTAAGCGAATACTATCTAATAGTTCAGACGTAAAGTGTAATCCTGCCGTTGGGGCCGCCGCCGAACCACCGGTTTGGCTGTAGACAGTTTGATAACGCTCTGGGTCCAAAAGTTGTTTGTGAATATATGGCGGCAATGGGACTAAACCCGCATTTGCAATTCGATCTTCGACAGATCCGTTTCCTTCGAACTGAAGAATACGTCCGCCAAAAGGGGTGCTGGTACCGACTTGGGCGCGAATACCATCGTCAAATTCAATCCAGGCACCGGGTTTGAGCCTTCGCCCCGGCTTGACCAACGCTTCATAGCTATTATTTCCGAGAGGCTTCAATAGAAGCGCTTCAACCTTAACGTCTGTGGATTTATGGCCTAATAGGCGCCGCGCCGTCACACGCGCATCGTTGAGGACTATGAGGTCGCCTTCATTCAGGTATTCCACTAAGTCGCTGAATAACCGGTGTTCGATTGCTCCTGTTTGTTTGTGTAGAACGAGTAGGCGCGACTTATCTCGTTCCAGGATTGGATCCTGGGCTATCAACTCTTCAGGTAGAACATAATCGAACAGGTCGGTATTCATAGATTTTTAAATATAGTCCCAAAGTTGGCGCAAGTCGGTTATTCGAATGCATTCCGCTTCCGGATAGGCGTTATTGCGGTCGATGAGGACAGGCGTGATGTCTGCTGCAAGCGCTCCCGCAACATCGGCGTCATAGGCATCACCTATGTGCATGGCCTCCTCCGCATCTACTCCGGCTAGGTTTAAAGCCTTTTCAAAGATGGCTGTATCCGGCTTTTCACTTCCTACCTCAGCCGAGGCTAGGACGAAATCAAAGTGCTGCTTTAAGTTTAGCAGTTCAAGCACTCTGTGTAATGTATGATCCCAGTTCGAGACGATCCCTAGCGTCAGCCCACGCAAACGAGCTTCGTTTAATACCGGCAGGACATCATCAAATGAACGCCATGCCTTGCTGTTGTCGCCTAGCAAATATTCCGTTAACATTTCATGCAGTCGGTTCGCTTTAATGTCAGGCTGAGAACAACCCGTTTTGATTATTAGTTGACTGCCGAAGCTATGCCAGTATTCTTCTAACTCCGCAAGCTTTCCTCGGTAGAACAGTTGTGAATAGAGCAGAAGGTATTCTCTATTGGCATCATCATAAGCTTGTTTAACATAAGGCAGTGAAAGTTCAACACCCAATTCTCCCGCAAACTGCACCAACAGTTTTGAGATTTCAAAATCACTCTTTAATATCGTCGCGCCGGCATCAAAGAATAGAGCGCGGATACGTTTGCAATCAACTATCTGTTCGTTCATTTTTGTTTTGGGTATACCGCCGAAGTGAAGCAATAATCCATGATATCAAAGCTAATAAGATGCTTAACGCAATGCAACTGGTAATAGGAAAGTAGATAAAGATATTATCTTTACGATAAACAATATCCCCTGGCAGTTTCCAATTCCGTATACCGGCGTATTCCAAGGTGAAGAGAAATAATCCGCTGATAAGAAACAGAACGCCGACTAACAGCAAAATCCGGGCCACCATCCCGACTTCGCTTATCATATCATTTCCCTCTTGAGTACGATTGTACCCTCAATGCAAGTTCAGGTCAATCAATTTGTACAGCATTTACTAGCAATAGTTATACGAAAGGGAAGTGGGACATACCGACACCCGCCTCTGCTTCCTGGCGGGGAAAAAGGGAGGGGGCCGATCGAATGGTTTCGAAGACGAGCCTAGCGGTTGAAACGGCCTCCCCATGTAGGGGCTGGGCTTGCCCTGCCCTCCGGAGGGCGCAGCAAGCTACGCCCCTACAGGGGATCGTGGAGGCGAACTACAGAATAGTTACTTATAGAGGAGAATGAGAAAGGCTGGATCCCCCTTTTGAAAGGGGGGAATTTCCTGAATCTAGCATTTAACGTTCAACCACGTGCTTCGCTCCGGTCCAACCTTTGACTTCTACTTACGGATACGCACTACTTTCCCCCAAGCAACTCTCTCAGATACGGAAGGGCGTGGGAGAGGACGCGGGAGCGGTGGCTGGTTTGGTTTTTTTCTTCGGGGAGGAGCTCGGCCATGGTTTTGTTTAGTTCGGGCAGGTAGAAGATGGGATCGTAGCCGAAACCGTGTTCGCCTTTTGGATCATGGGTAATACGGCCATCTCGGGATGCTTCAAAGATACGGGAGGGAGTGTTGGGGGCGCTGATAGCCACGGCAGCTTGAAATCTGGCTGTGCGTTGTTCATCCGGCACATCCTTTAGCTTCTCCAAAATCAGAGCGATTTTGATGCTGAAAGGGGTGTCTTCGCCGGCAAAACGTCTTGAATAAAGGCCGGGTTGGC includes the following:
- a CDS encoding glycosyltransferase, yielding MKIALFSDSFLPVPNGVSIAVRGLAKELRGLGHKVYIFAPTFRGYEDTDPNVLRLPSIQPPVAYRYPLALPVSPRIIDAFGQLGIDIVHTHTPFFTGMAARSLAKRAGLPLVSTYHTLYENYIHYVPFIPKVIVRSMLRYYLQYYYRKCDTLITPSQAALDSLRAHNVTKAATIIPTAIPEAPAFDRHVQRKALGVDDGTLMMLYVGRLALEKNTPFLLRSLKPILDKNPNCALWLVGAGPLLDHIARLSKKLGIDRQVHIVGGMPREEVNRYYAAADLFVFPSTSETQGLVIGEAQTYGLPCVAVEGGGASEAMRPNETGFVVPNEETLFTQAVEKLIYDEPLRKQFSANSANQSVIYTPQSMARRVVEVYESVLSPNANRSLIKTS
- the queA gene encoding tRNA preQ1(34) S-adenosylmethionine ribosyltransferase-isomerase QueA, coding for MNTDLFDYVLPEELIAQDPILERDKSRLLVLHKQTGAIEHRLFSDLVEYLNEGDLIVLNDARVTARRLLGHKSTDVKVEALLLKPLGNNSYEALVKPGRRLKPGAWIEFDDGIRAQVGTSTPFGGRILQFEGNGSVEDRIANAGLVPLPPYIHKQLLDPERYQTVYSQTGGSAAAPTAGLHFTSELLDSIRLKGIGIAKITLDVSLDTFRPVRTDTLEEHPMHGEHYTISPETAEIIRECKGRIIAIGTTAVRALEASAIGKRNVQSGDAFTRIFITPGYEFQVIDGMATNFHLPRTTMLAMVSALSGRENLFHAYRQAVQERYRFLSFGDAMLIVP
- a CDS encoding Ig-like domain-containing protein, producing MRDTRHLLKIWLFALVVIASNAIASPIGTVRISPYPSVVMADGKSIVNISVDARDQGGHAVPNGTQVTLTTTLGQFRESIVSCTSGVARAVLVSGTISGNAKITASVMGLITIGTAEVEFVNDRRAISAASEYIEVGGRDYLAYFPEPRWVSASGKNKEAFIIYRDIEIRADDMQLDAGNERVIARNAVVKSLGKTLECVELSYQLRARQGIAVTNYEGRTQLVTIRGTNITGKPEYFNANDFHMRDDLDTVQSFITAHYITIFPNNKVQFHRANIYVGGAKVMSLPLYSFDMWSASGQFFSTNLIGFQDGRLSLELPFYYMLSPKGTGALTLRTRQQAGRGYSSSHGTFLDLDQSYSSSDKYDGAFSLTNLASGDWGASFRHNQRFGENMQGFFMADFPEHKGSFFSASLNRQFKGFHAGLSASMQNQFSGIDPDAKQFDFSLETDPRRIKGTPFNNTWALTSSYTRMKGYDGKEFAEDGVGLRWRGMMNPLRFSKTGSLQSGLTVSKLFGTNATKDVDVLATISSTMRLFNTTSFNIVYDFAHDSMRSAIMGSHRLSAQIYSTAGPVRLSLIGISGLDTDYNSILTDASFQISPLLRFGASYTYQKFVGFGVDDFSLVLGYRIGFRELALTWSKEAKRINIELLSASF
- the rdgB gene encoding RdgB/HAM1 family non-canonical purine NTP pyrophosphatase, translating into MTNPRKLLIASGNRAKASEIITILSAGLADLDVEFLTMANFPEALEPDENGTTYIENAAIKSEAASKHTGLIALGDDVGLEIDYLDGQPGLYSRRFAGEDTPFSIKIALILEKLKDVPDEQRTARFQAAVAISAPNTPSRIFEASRDGRITHDPKGEHGFGYDPIFYLPELNKTMAELLPEEKNQTSHRSRVLSHALPYLRELLGGK
- a CDS encoding HAD-IA family hydrolase, whose translation is MNEQIVDCKRIRALFFDAGATILKSDFEISKLLVQFAGELGVELSLPYVKQAYDDANREYLLLYSQLFYRGKLAELEEYWHSFGSQLIIKTGCSQPDIKANRLHEMLTEYLLGDNSKAWRSFDDVLPVLNEARLRGLTLGIVSNWDHTLHRVLELLNLKQHFDFVLASAEVGSEKPDTAIFEKALNLAGVDAEEAMHIGDAYDADVAGALAADITPVLIDRNNAYPEAECIRITDLRQLWDYI
- a CDS encoding helix-turn-helix domain-containing protein, translating into MKINSIDEWYKYLDSQFTEQSKEAEEASETEKVTVEPEKPTASPAIAHAEPPSAYFTVQEATVALAPPVIEVKEADPIPEMPTIADKPAKQPSITTSIDKTPDSIYDITMPSLEQYMPWLDDSPSEKEAIEVLPVQPKPSKKPVTDPGQGEMEAIIEEIAVFEKAKEPPINKPVRKRKNSDQASPLSAPRPRWRTAEPQVSEEVARMWERLTRHIGFLTTINGYDAETQPTGRRHKTKNRAELISRLLDPVLSLEETALLLSVCPTTIRRYTEKGWLNHHRTAGNQRRFKLSDIVSFLEEHKNSVRLL